The following coding sequences are from one Paramormyrops kingsleyae isolate MSU_618 chromosome 21, PKINGS_0.4, whole genome shotgun sequence window:
- the mterf4 gene encoding transcription termination factor 4, mitochondrial has protein sequence MVLRVCIQRVFRWTCRITPEPFFFRCTRAVSFEKRNGSLSVFMLRRICSKSDGVLQEIDSRLQKPLRRPVREEVLPALVQLGFSEDQAELLLNGACNNRAGQTVALHLCGISHLVSLGLKSSSILKVLEKCPKLYRVKGTQMQQRIDNLRKLGLVEGSLQRVISQCPTLLTLPPKRLNLVCRCLQEKCLFTSQQVTEILRDFPSTMLEDAAQLEYKFQYAYFRMGLRQAEMVRSGLFRVSLEDLSCRHSFLERRGQYQTPDKKGQTRIANPSLKDVICPSEDTFLSRVAQATQEEFEVFRKLLVREQEEAEEEDEEELQLISEEEDSEAEDEDVEGHGSEKRRSTNHRRRGK, from the exons ATGGTTTTACGGGTGTGCATACAGCGG GTGTTCCGATGGACCTGCCGGATAACACCAGAGCCATTTTTCTTTCGCTGTACGCGTGCTGTCAGTTTTGAGAAGCGGAATGGGAGCCTGTCAGTTTTTATGCTCAGGCGTATTTGCTCTAAATCCGATGGTGTGCTTCAAGAGATTGACAGCCGGCTGCAGAAGCCTTTACGTCGGCCTGTCAGGGAGGAGGTACTGCCAGCCCTAGTACAGCTCGGTTTCTCAGAAGATCAGGCTGAACTGCTCCTGAATGGAGCCTGCAATAACCGAGCCGGTCAAACGGTGGCGCTGCACCTGTGCGGCATTTCACACCTGGTGTCCCTAGGCCTCAAGTCTTCGAGCATCCTGAAGGTTCTTGAGAAGTGTCCCAAACTGTATCGGGTGAAGGgcacacagatgcagcagcgaaTCGACAATCTACGAAAGCTGGGATTAGTGGAAG GCAGCCTGCAGAGGGTGATCAGCCAGTGTCCAACACTCCTTACTCTGCCCCCAAAGAGGCTAAACCTGGTGTGCCGCTGTCTGCAGGAGAAGTGCCTCTTCACCAGCCAGCAGGTCACAGAGATACTGCGGGACTTCCCGAGCACCATGCTGGAGGATGCCGCCCAGCTCGAGTACAAGTTTCAG TATGCCTATTTCCGCATGGGGCTCCGACAGGCTGAGATGGTGCGTTCCGGACTGTTCCGCGTCTCGCTGGAGGACCTCAGCTGCCGGCACAGCTTCTTGGAGCGCCGCGGCCAGTACCAGACGCCCGACAAGAAAGGGCAGACTCGCATCGCGAACCCCAGCCTCAAAGACGTCATCTGTCCATCAGAGGACACGTTCCTTAGCCGAGTTGCCCAGGCAACGCAAGAGGAGTTTGAAGTGTTCCGGAAGCTGCTGGtaagggagcaggaggaggcggaggaggaggatgaggaagagctgCAGTTGATCAGCGAAGAGGAAGATAGTGAAGCGGAAGATGAAGATGTGGAAGGGCACGGAAGCGAGAAGAGGAGAAGCACAAACCATCGAAGGAGAGGAAAATGA
- the LOC111847413 gene encoding probable G-protein coupled receptor 148, which translates to MDAKGSFWSLICTFGRYNWTNDGGKHGKQPDGSNSSLSEWQVFVPPQQMRALQVCPIICILVVFPITPVILTKVLSSPRLRQETRYLLLANALLSDLAFVSVYAFTSVFNTAGVLMSEWGCATLLSLLGALYTAGILSTVTMAMDTLLAVLSPLRYLALWPVSRTRSVVGAVWGLSVFFPLAMVGAFVWFQAASPCQSHICSMSLLLLLTIGRSPVLKLSMLLMVSTILLILLLIFCGYMALCCSTRRSGVWGGQRCSRAKGTFLMHYMHLFLSFCPMLVLIVELLLYTQLRAVDLRAKLWVSLVVCNVLLVLPKALAPYLYGLRYRDLRRNLLTFYGLRKTVVFPVT; encoded by the coding sequence ATGGATGCCAAGGGGTCCTTCTGGTCGCTGATCTGCACGTTTGGAAGGTACAACTGGACTAACGACGGGGGGAAACACGGCAAGCAACCGGACGGCTCCAACTCGTCGCTGAGCGAGTGGCAGGTCTTCGTGCCCCCGCAGCAGATGCGCGCCCTGCAGGTTTGTCCCATCATCTGCATCCTGGTGGTATTTCCCATCACCCCCGTCATCCTCACCAAGGTCCTGTCCAGTCCACGCCTGCGGCAGGAGACGCGCTACCTCCTGCTGGCCAACGCGCTGCTAAGCGACCTGGCCTTCGTCTCCGTGTACGCGTTCACGTCGGTGTTCAACACCGCCGGAGTGCTCATGTCCGAGTGGGGATGCGCCACCCTGCTGTCGCTGCTGGGGGCGCTCTACACCGCCGGGATCCTCAGCACCGTCACCATGGCAATGGACACCTTGCTGGCTGTGCTGTCGCCCCTGCGCTACCTGGCACTCTGGCCCGTCTCCCGGACCAGGAGCGTGGTGGGGGCTGTGTGGGGACTGTCCGTCTTCTTCCCATTGGCCATGGTGGGGGCCTTCGTGTGGTTCCAAGCCGCCAGCCCCTGCCAGTCTCACATCTGCTCCATGTCCCTGTTGCTGTTGCTCACCATTGGCCGGTCACCGGTGCTCAAGCTCTCCATGCTGCTGATGGTCTCCACCATCCTGCTCATCCTGCTGCTGATCTTCTGCGGCTACATGGCTCTCTGCTGCAGCACCCGCCGCtcgggggtgtgggggggccaGCGCTGCTCACGGGCCAAGGGCACCTTCCTCATGCACTACATGCACCTCTTCCTCTCCTTCTGCCCCATGCTGGTGCTGATTGTCGAGCTGCTCCTGTACACGCAGCTCCGCGCCGTCGACCTGCGGGCCAAACTCTGGGTCTCCCTGGTCGTCTGCAATGTGCTGCTGGTGCTGCCCAAGGCGCTGGCGCCCTACCTGTATGGACTCCGGTACCGGGACCTGCGCAGAAATCTGCTGACTTTCTACGGGCTCAGGAAGACTGTGGTTTTCCCAGTAACGTAA
- the LOC111847415 gene encoding probable G-protein coupled receptor 148, whose protein sequence is MFSGALGRSSLPFPQQLGTRTWAGRVAPHDPDRGPTMHNSTWLEGVRHWNMDLFLIPAVTLTALTLAADSLLLACILCSRALRRETRYLLLANALAADTVFLAFNMAVVSCNALGAGVPRLACELLTAASITAYCCGILSITLMVLDTYVAVRWPLHYQRLLPPARTRRILLGTWILSTMYPASQVIVMEVTQSAVPWDHTPCLFVTLLGSASGNMMVGIHMYCSVGVILCGSLIVYFYARLYVITRTSGIWRSRYSRARVTLLAHATMLLLHFGPGLVFSVELTLFQSRTLGHRQLLLMNMLNTHLLTLLPRAGAPYLYGLRYRDISDTLLNLVRGRSQVTVA, encoded by the coding sequence ATGTTTTCAGGGGCTCTTGGCAGATCTTCTCTCCCATTTCCCCAGCAGCTCGGAACCAGAACCTGGGCAGGCCGCGTAGCCCCGCACGATCCGGATCGCGGACCCACCATGCACAACTCCACGTGGTTGGAGGGTGTGCGGCACTGGAACATGGATCTCTTCCTGATCCCGGCGGTAACACTCACCGCCTTGACGCTGGCGGCCGACTCGCTGCTGCTGGCCTGCATCCTCTGCTCCCGCGCCCTGCGCCGCGAGACGCGCTACCTGCTGCTGGCCAACGCGCTGGCGGCCGACACGGTCTTCCTGGCGTTCAACATGGCCGTGGTGAGCTGCAACGCGCTGGGGGCCGGCGTGCCGCGCCTGGCCTGCGAGCTGCTCACCGCCGCCTCCATCACCGCCTACTGCTGCGGCATCCTCAGCATCACGCTCATGGTGCTCGACACCTACGTCGCTGTCCGCTGGCCTCTGCACTACCAGCGCCTCCTGCCCCCGGCCCGCACCCGACGCATCCTCCTGGGGACCTGGATCCTGTCCACCATGTACCCGGCGTCCCAGGTCATCGTCATGGAGGTTACGCAAAGCGCCGTGCCGTGGGACCACACACCCTGTCTGTTTGTGACCCTCCTGGGCTCGGCCAGTGGCAACATGATGGTGGGCATCCACATGTACTGCTCTGTGGGAGTGATCCTCTGTGGGAGCCTCATCGTCTACTTCTACGCTCGGCTGTACGTCATCACCAGGACGTCGGGCATCTGGCGCAGCCGGTACTCCCGCGCGCGGGTCACCCTGCTGGCGCACGCCACCATGCTCCTGCTCCACTTCGGGCCCGGCCTGGTCTTCTCCGTGGAGCTGACGCTCTTCCAAAGCCGCACGCTGGGCCATCGGCAGCTGCTGCTGATGAACATGCTCAACACCCACCTCCTGACGCTGTTGCCCAGGGCCGGCGCCCCCTATCTGTACGGCCTCCGCTACCGCGACATCAGCGACACTCTCCTGAATCTCGTCCGGGGACGGAGTCAGGTGACGGTGGCTTAG